The Equus quagga isolate Etosha38 chromosome 10, UCLA_HA_Equagga_1.0, whole genome shotgun sequence genome includes a region encoding these proteins:
- the FTSJ1 gene encoding putative tRNA (cytidine(32)/guanosine(34)-2'-O)-methyltransferase isoform X1: MGRTSKDKRDVYYRLAKENGWRARSAFKLLQLDEEFQLFQGVTRAVDLCAAPGSWSQVLSQKIGGQGSGHVVAVDLQAMAPLPGVLQIQGDITQLSTAQEIIRHFEGCPADLVVCDGAPDVTGLHDVDEYMQAQLLLAALNIATHVLKPGGCFVAKIFRGRDVTLIYSQLRVFFSSVLCAKPRSSRNSSIEAFAVCRGYDPPEGFLPDLTKPLLDHSYDPDFNQLDGPTRIIVPFVTCGDLSSYDSDRSYPLDLEDGSEYKYTPPTQPPISPPYQEACTLKKKGRLAKEIRPQDCPLSTVDTLPQPLAAPPRHTLLASEVEDNEMNCSP, encoded by the exons ATGGGACGGACGTCGAAGGACAAGCGGGATGTCTACTACCGCCTGGCCAAGGAGAATGGCTGGCGTGCCCGCAGTGCCTTCAAGCTGCTACAACTTGACGAGGAATTCCAACTCTTCCAAG GCGTGACACGGGCAGTTGACCTGTGTGCAGCCCCAGGCAGCTGGAGTCAGGTGCTGAGCCAGAAGATTGG GGGCCAGGGGTCTGGCCATGTGGTGGCTGTGGACCTTCAGGCTATGGCTCCTCTACCAGGTGTGTTACAGATCCAGGGGGACATCACCCAG CTGTCCACTGCCCAGGAAATCATCCGGCACTTTGAGGGCTGCCCCGCGGACCTAGTGGTGTGCGACGGGGCTCCTGATG TAACTGGCCTCCATGATGTTGATGAGTATATGCAGGCCCAGCTCCTCCTAGCC GCTCTGAACATTGCTACACACGTCCTGAAGCCAGGGGGCTGCTTTGTAGCCAAG ATCTTCCGAGGCCGGGATGTGACGCTGATCTATAGCCAGCTGCGTGTCTTCTTCTCCAGCGTGCTCTGTGCCAAGCCCAGGAGCAGCCGGAACTCCAGCATTG AGGCCTTTGCTGTGTGTCGGGGCTATGACCCCCCTGAGGGCTTCCTGCCAGACCTGACCAAACCCCTGCTGGACCACTCCTACG ATCCAGATTTCAACCAATTAGATGGTCCCACCCGCAtcattgtgccatttgtgacctGTGGAGACCTGAGCTCCTATGATTCGGACCGCAGTTACCCGCTGGAC CTAGAGGACGGCTCAGAGTACAAGTATACTCCGCCCACGCAGCCCCCCATCTCTCCACCGTACCAGGAGGCCTGCACGTTGAAGAAGAAGGGGCGGCTAGCCAAGGAGATTCGGCCCCAGGACTGCCCCCTCAGCACAGTGGATACgttgccccagcccctggccgcCCCACCACGCCACACCCTGCTGGCCTCTGAG GTGGAAGACAATGAAATGAATTGTTCACCTTAA
- the FTSJ1 gene encoding putative tRNA (cytidine(32)/guanosine(34)-2'-O)-methyltransferase isoform X2: MGRTSKDKRDVYYRLAKENGWRARSAFKLLQLDEEFQLFQGVTRAVDLCAAPGSWSQVLSQKIGGQGSGHVVAVDLQAMAPLPGVLQIQGDITQLSTAQEIIRHFEGCPADLVVCDGAPDVTGLHDVDEYMQAQLLLAALNIATHVLKPGGCFVAKIFRGRDVTLIYSQLRVFFSSVLCAKPRSSRNSSIEAFAVCRGYDPPEGFLPDLTKPLLDHSYDFNQLDGPTRIIVPFVTCGDLSSYDSDRSYPLDLEDGSEYKYTPPTQPPISPPYQEACTLKKKGRLAKEIRPQDCPLSTVDTLPQPLAAPPRHTLLASEVEDNEMNCSP, encoded by the exons ATGGGACGGACGTCGAAGGACAAGCGGGATGTCTACTACCGCCTGGCCAAGGAGAATGGCTGGCGTGCCCGCAGTGCCTTCAAGCTGCTACAACTTGACGAGGAATTCCAACTCTTCCAAG GCGTGACACGGGCAGTTGACCTGTGTGCAGCCCCAGGCAGCTGGAGTCAGGTGCTGAGCCAGAAGATTGG GGGCCAGGGGTCTGGCCATGTGGTGGCTGTGGACCTTCAGGCTATGGCTCCTCTACCAGGTGTGTTACAGATCCAGGGGGACATCACCCAG CTGTCCACTGCCCAGGAAATCATCCGGCACTTTGAGGGCTGCCCCGCGGACCTAGTGGTGTGCGACGGGGCTCCTGATG TAACTGGCCTCCATGATGTTGATGAGTATATGCAGGCCCAGCTCCTCCTAGCC GCTCTGAACATTGCTACACACGTCCTGAAGCCAGGGGGCTGCTTTGTAGCCAAG ATCTTCCGAGGCCGGGATGTGACGCTGATCTATAGCCAGCTGCGTGTCTTCTTCTCCAGCGTGCTCTGTGCCAAGCCCAGGAGCAGCCGGAACTCCAGCATTG AGGCCTTTGCTGTGTGTCGGGGCTATGACCCCCCTGAGGGCTTCCTGCCAGACCTGACCAAACCCCTGCTGGACCACTCCTACG ATTTCAACCAATTAGATGGTCCCACCCGCAtcattgtgccatttgtgacctGTGGAGACCTGAGCTCCTATGATTCGGACCGCAGTTACCCGCTGGAC CTAGAGGACGGCTCAGAGTACAAGTATACTCCGCCCACGCAGCCCCCCATCTCTCCACCGTACCAGGAGGCCTGCACGTTGAAGAAGAAGGGGCGGCTAGCCAAGGAGATTCGGCCCCAGGACTGCCCCCTCAGCACAGTGGATACgttgccccagcccctggccgcCCCACCACGCCACACCCTGCTGGCCTCTGAG GTGGAAGACAATGAAATGAATTGTTCACCTTAA